A segment of the Chitinophagaceae bacterium genome:
CAGCTGGTGGAAATAAGCAAGGAAATTGCATCGCAGGATCAGTTGCCGTTAGTGAATACATGGAGCGGTGTAATGATGGTGAATGATTTGCCGATGCATGTTCCGTTTGGAAGTGCAGTACCTGCATTACAAAATGGCGAAGCTGTTTGGGGCGATTATAAAATACGCAGCAGCAGCAAATTAGTAATGGAAGGTGCGTATGTGTTTGAGGAAAATAATATCCGCCAGGTGGCTTTTACATTTTTAAATACTGCCTATCTCTGGGGCGGACGTTCTGTTTTTGGAATCGACTGCAGTGGTTTTATTCAGTTGCTGATGCGTTTCTTTGGAAAACATTTGCCGAGGGATGCGTCGAATCAATCAATGGTGGGAGAGGATCTTGGATTTTTACAGGAAGCCCGTTGCGGTGATCTTGCTTTTTTTGATAATGAAGACGGAAAGATCATTCATGTTGGTTTGTTACTGAATGATCATGAAATTATGCATGCGGCAGGAAGGGTGAAAATAGACAGTATTGACGGGGAAGGAATCATCAGCCGTGAAACGGGGTTGAGGACGCATAGACTGAGAGTGTTGAAACGGGTGTAGTGTGCCGGTAAGACGGGAAGGAAGAAAAAGAAAGAAGTGAAAAGGTAGAAGGGAGAAAGAAGAAAGATGCTTCTTAATGATTTAGTTTTTAATCCGTTTTCATCCATAGCAATCAGCGTCATCAGCGTTTCTATTTCTTCACATTAATCCCTTTACCCAACTCACCAACGCTTTTTCCCAGCCAATCATTTTAAACGCAGTATAAAATAAAAAGATAGCAAAGATTTTACGTACTGTATCCTGCGGCAATGCAAGGCTCCATTTACTGCCGAAATAACTGCCGGCAATAAAACCAAGAGCCAGCAGTCCGACTACTTTCAGATCAACATGCCCGGCTTTATAATAATTCATTACTGCAAGAATACCTGCGGGTAAAAGTAACAGTCCCAATGAAGTTCCCTGTGCTGAGTGCTGACTCATTCCGAGAAAAAACACCAGTGCAGGTACAATGATCAATCCGCCACCCACACCCACCATTCCACTCAGCACACCTGCACACAAACCGATGATTAAAATAGTAACAAGAAGTGTTGTATCCATTTTCTTTGTTTGCATGAACAGAAATTATTTGCTGTACTTTTCCTTGTAATAATCAATGGCTTCCTTAATAACTGCAAATGCTTCTGATTTACTCTGGAAATTATCAATCTCCACTACTTTGTTTTCTAATTTTTTATACTCTTCAAAGTAATGTTTCAGTTCATGA
Coding sequences within it:
- a CDS encoding sulfite exporter TauE/SafE family protein — encoded protein: MDTTLLVTILIIGLCAGVLSGMVGVGGGLIIVPALVFFLGMSQHSAQGTSLGLLLLPAGILAVMNYYKAGHVDLKVVGLLALGFIAGSYFGSKWSLALPQDTVRKIFAIFLFYTAFKMIGWEKALVSWVKGLM
- a CDS encoding C40 family peptidase, encoding MNTALCLVPVCAVRKEPRHEAELTSQVLFGEAVELIAQHDEWVEIMCVYDGYTGYCMRNQLVEISKEIASQDQLPLVNTWSGVMMVNDLPMHVPFGSAVPALQNGEAVWGDYKIRSSSKLVMEGAYVFEENNIRQVAFTFLNTAYLWGGRSVFGIDCSGFIQLLMRFFGKHLPRDASNQSMVGEDLGFLQEARCGDLAFFDNEDGKIIHVGLLLNDHEIMHAAGRVKIDSIDGEGIISRETGLRTHRLRVLKRV